The Amphiura filiformis chromosome 1, Afil_fr2py, whole genome shotgun sequence nucleotide sequence GGCTTCAATGGTATTTTaccaaaaagttaaattgcaaaGATTCACAGAGTATTCATACTCACAAGTTATTCCTGTTGTCCTTTATTCTCTGCCGTTAATAACATTgtttactggttcaagcctgggctcaaacACCTGTTCgtgaattatgatatgccataggctttgtgttgtgatcatttcgatcagtagtTTGAAACAAAGAAAGCATGAGACCGTTATCTAGCAACattcatattctaacatgcactacgccagcgaaATGAAATGAATCAATATTGTGAACATTTCATGCTGCCAAAATTTAGGATACTTTTCAAATTACAGTGATATTTTAGCCTAATTTATTTACTTTCTATTATCTACACCCATGCAGGTACACTAacagattgttatgatgaactaGGGAATCGATATGTACTACCTGTGTACTGTCTAAGCCAACCAATCAATATGGTGGAAGAGACTAGCGAGGCTGACCTGGCTGGTCAAGACCAGCCAGCCGTGGGTGGCGTGAATCCACTGTTAAATTTCGTTATCCACGGAAAGGACTTAAAATTGACAGTACGTACAACAGAGACAGTGTATCAAGTGAAGAGGCGGCTGCACGCTGAGCACAACATCGAGCCCAGCAGGCAGCGATGGTTCTTCTCAGGAAAACTTTTAACGGACAAAACTAAAATGGAGGATGCTAAAATTCCAAAAGGTTTTGTTGTGCAAGTTATAGTAGCTCAACCAAATCCCACCCCAGTTGATTGATGACAAtgacgggtcaaaggtcatttctaCTTGTGCCTTTTTATAGTGTATACTTCTGCATATATGTCAACTCTTAATGCCTTTTGACCCTCTCTTGTATTGTTTCACGACATAGCCACCAACCAAATACTTTTGAAATTTTCCTGTTCGGGCTTTATGGATTATTATATAGCCATCTTACAATCTGTGTGACAAATATGCGAAATTCTTCAGTGTTGAGATTTTGTATGCTAGTTGTACCAAGTTTTGTTCATTGAAGCCAAGCAACTACCAAGACTATTGCTGCATACCAGTGGAAACAAACCACATGccacttaggc carries:
- the LOC140156150 gene encoding LOW QUALITY PROTEIN: ubiquitin domain-containing protein 2-like (The sequence of the model RefSeq protein was modified relative to this genomic sequence to represent the inferred CDS: inserted 2 bases in 1 codon) — encoded protein: MGGCLSSSNDGGSMRGDSTDGTLGSMPLGRNQPLKPESPKWKSDVPLTDGQLRSKRDEFWETAPAYEGRKEIWDALXGAAQAMEGGDHVLAQAIIDGASISCPNGTLTDCYDELGNRYVLPVYCLSQPINMVEETSEADLAGQDQPAVGGVNPLLNFVIHGKDLKLTVRTTETVYQVKRRLHAEHNIEPSRQRWFFSGKLLTDKTKMEDAKIPKGFVVQVIVAQPNPTPVD